The Nycticebus coucang isolate mNycCou1 chromosome 2, mNycCou1.pri, whole genome shotgun sequence genome includes a window with the following:
- the TOR4A gene encoding torsin-4A, protein MDRGQPSPEPTAAVPRASGPCVIAPVRAVLRLRRRVCVLRQRRLPLPSAGPEGIGAPRLSCSSGAPRSNLDQPQFFTFDGPAELSSRTPRKRRRRSRVVLYPETSRKYRPRVERRSRAQRCLLLLVAIVGFQVLNAIENLDDNAQRYDLDGLEKALQRTVFGQPAAVGRVVALMRDYLATHVHVRPLLLALHGPSGVGKSHVGRLLARHFRAVLEDSALVLQYHTRHHCPEQRATQDCREELARRVADVVARAEAEEKTPLLVLDEVELMPPALLDELHGFLQPQRSHHFHNAIYVLLSGAGGAEITRFVLQNASRTLSLRPDGAQAAAAQAEEDLRASLRALLANEHPLWQAAAVVPFLLLDKRDVVNCFRDEMAGEGFFPEQARAEHLAAQLSYYRVAGREFAITGCKPVVARVNLL, encoded by the coding sequence ATGGACCGTGGCCAGCCCAGCCCGGAGCCCACGGCCGCGGTCCCCCGAGCTTCAGGTCCCTGCGTAATCGCGCCGGTGCGCGCTGTGCTCCGCTTGCGCCGCCGGGTGTGCGTCCTCCGCCAGCGGCGCCTCCCGCTTCCCAGCGCGGGGCCGGAGGGGATTGGGGCGCCCAGGCTGAGCTGCAGCTCCGGGGCACCGCGCTCAAACCTGGACCAGCCACAATTCTTCACCTTCGACGGCCCAGCGGAGCTATCCTCGAGGACACCGCGCAAGAGGCGCCGGCGCAGCCGCGTAGTGCTTTACCCGGAGACCTCACGCAAGTATCGGCCACGCGTGGAGCGCAGGAGCCGCGCACAGCGCTGCCTACTGCTGCTCGTAGCCATCGTGGGCTTTCAGGTGCTCAACGCGATTGAGAACCTGGACGATAACGCCCAGCGTTACGACCTCGACGGGCTGGAGAAAGCGCTGCAGCGTACCGTGTTTGGCCAGCCCGCTGCCGTGGGGCGCGTCGTGGCGCTGATGCGAGACTACCTGGCCACTCACGTACACGTTCGGCCGCTCCTCCTGGCGTTGCACGGACCCAGTGGCGTGGGCAAGAGCCACGTGGGCCGCCTGCTGGCACGCCACTTCCGCGCAGTGCTGGAGGACAGTGCACTTGTGCTGCAGTACCACACACGGCACCACTGCCCGGAGCAGCGCGCCACGCAGGACTGCCGCGAGGAGCTGGCGCGGCGGGTAGCCGACGTGGTGGCGCGGGCTGAGGCAGAGGAGAAGACCCCGCTTTTGGTGCTGGATGAGGTGGAGCTCATGCCACCCGCGCTGCTGGACGAGTTGCACGGCTTCTTGCAGCCGCAGCGCTCCCACCATTTCCACAATGCGATCTACGTGCTCCTCAGTGGCGCCGGAGGCGCCGAGATCACGCGCTTCGTGCTGCAGAACGCGTCTCGCACGCTTTCCTTGCGCCCCGACGGCGCCCAGGCCGCAGCGGCACAGGCGGAGGAGGACCTGCGTGCCAGCCTGCGGGCGCTCCTAGCCAACGAGCACCCTCTGTGGCAGGCTGCGGCCGTCGTGCCCTTCCTGCTGCTGGATAAACGGGACGTGGTTAACTGCTTCCGGGACGAGATGGCCGGCGAGGGATTCTTTCCGGAGCAGGCCCGCGCTGAGCACCTGGCCGCGCAGCTCAGCTACTACCGTGTTGCTGGCCGCGAGTTCGCTATCACCGGCTGCAAGCCGGTGGTGGCCAGGGTGAATCTCCTGTAG